One segment of Gemmatimonadota bacterium DNA contains the following:
- a CDS encoding VCBS repeat-containing protein: MSSHPSPSVSSTWITRGFEAFRRGTFGNGGQNLYVSRAGILQRIHQFDLDRDGHVDLVFCNSQNHGEKPPVTLYHDVLGRTTPRFLPSDGARTGVVADMNGDGYDDLVVGMFYNGIRRDLNAFLYYGGPDGLGERRVQYLPAPCCTSVAAGDFDGDGRPDLAFVSGGRLRLFRQTALGFEPKGYRDLEIEADQAASCDLDGDGYADLVIRTARGSVRVYWGGPDGIVPERSSDVFVVADPPERPDQADPADQADPADQADQGLDGYPEEVDPAVPLVSVLHIRGAPHVFVARTDAIFLVPFEGGRAAGTPVRLSCRNAFAAAAGDLAGDGRCGLVVACRDRHGGEECSWLYHDGDEGGYSDQNRTAIPSRYACDAAVGDLDGDGRSEIVICQTHTPESYTSESLAYRWGRDGLSPPRVLETHDARRVLLVRMTRASDDPLPQAVFINQFSRDLRGDIPVFVYYGGPDGFKAENRQEVPGWGAVEALRCDLNDDGMPDLILANASENSVRKDPGSYVYYNDEGRLGSEPDVRLPTVRAHGVCCADLDRDGYLDLVFCGFDHPDIVIFYGGRDGFDAGRTERIRLEYEGVVYKDPRWIFLVDLDGDGWLDLVVPQIADDYSFILWGGPEGFSMDRCQALSVWHGACARAADLSGNGYPDLVIGGHEPSIGAPHDSFVHIYWNGPDGLREDRRTLLPSNAVNAMSIMDFNGDGLLDLFVCSYHDNRVRDIDSYIYWNRAGRGFSADDRTRLFTHSASGCVAADFDGDGRADLAIAYHKVEGDHVGHSAVWWNGPDGFDARRVTRLPTMGPHGMTAVQTGNLLDAGPEEYYVSAPHEISRGQAMTGIDWEAECGPGTWVRAQVRWADSEEALARSAWHGAGGAGTWYETPQPVRVADAGTWVQYRLALGAKNGGSTPRVTEVRLETG, encoded by the coding sequence ATGTCCTCCCATCCTTCCCCTTCCGTCTCATCGACATGGATTACCCGGGGTTTCGAGGCCTTCCGACGCGGTACCTTCGGCAATGGCGGCCAGAATCTCTATGTGTCGCGGGCGGGGATACTGCAACGCATTCACCAGTTCGACCTGGACCGCGACGGCCACGTCGACCTCGTCTTCTGCAACAGCCAGAACCATGGTGAAAAACCTCCAGTTACCCTGTATCATGACGTACTCGGTCGGACCACTCCCCGGTTTCTGCCGTCCGACGGGGCGAGAACGGGTGTCGTCGCCGACATGAACGGGGATGGATACGACGACCTGGTCGTCGGCATGTTCTATAACGGCATCCGGCGGGATCTCAACGCGTTCCTGTACTACGGCGGCCCGGATGGACTCGGCGAACGGCGGGTGCAGTACCTGCCCGCGCCTTGCTGCACTTCGGTGGCCGCGGGTGATTTCGACGGCGACGGCAGGCCGGACCTGGCCTTCGTATCCGGCGGCAGGCTGCGGCTGTTCCGCCAGACGGCGCTGGGGTTCGAACCGAAAGGCTACCGGGACCTGGAAATCGAGGCGGACCAGGCCGCGTCCTGCGATCTGGACGGCGACGGGTACGCCGACCTGGTCATCCGGACCGCCCGGGGAAGCGTCCGGGTATACTGGGGCGGTCCGGACGGAATAGTGCCGGAACGATCATCCGACGTCTTCGTCGTTGCCGACCCGCCCGAAAGACCGGACCAGGCGGACCCGGCTGACCAGGCGGACCCGGCTGACCAGGCGGACCAGGGCCTCGATGGTTATCCCGAGGAGGTCGATCCCGCTGTACCGCTGGTCTCCGTGCTCCATATCCGGGGTGCGCCCCATGTATTCGTCGCTCGGACCGATGCGATCTTTCTCGTTCCCTTCGAAGGGGGACGGGCGGCCGGGACGCCGGTCCGGCTTTCCTGCCGGAACGCCTTCGCAGCCGCCGCGGGCGACCTGGCCGGCGACGGACGATGCGGCCTGGTCGTGGCCTGCCGTGACCGCCACGGCGGGGAGGAGTGTTCGTGGCTGTACCACGACGGGGACGAGGGCGGGTACAGCGATCAGAACCGCACGGCGATCCCCAGCCGATACGCCTGCGATGCGGCCGTCGGGGACCTGGACGGGGACGGCCGGTCCGAAATCGTGATCTGCCAGACCCACACGCCGGAGAGCTATACGTCGGAATCCCTGGCGTACCGCTGGGGCCGGGACGGGCTGTCGCCACCGCGCGTCCTCGAGACCCATGACGCCCGGCGGGTGCTGCTGGTCCGCATGACCCGTGCCTCGGACGATCCCCTGCCGCAGGCCGTTTTCATCAACCAGTTCAGCCGGGACCTGAGGGGCGACATCCCCGTCTTCGTCTATTACGGCGGTCCCGATGGGTTCAAGGCGGAAAACCGCCAGGAAGTGCCGGGGTGGGGTGCGGTGGAAGCGCTCCGGTGCGACCTGAATGACGACGGGATGCCTGACCTGATCCTGGCCAACGCCTCCGAAAACTCGGTCCGCAAGGATCCGGGGTCCTACGTGTACTACAACGATGAAGGGCGATTAGGGAGCGAACCGGACGTGCGCCTGCCGACCGTGCGGGCCCACGGGGTCTGCTGCGCGGACCTGGACCGGGACGGATACCTGGACCTCGTCTTCTGCGGATTCGACCATCCGGATATCGTCATCTTCTACGGCGGACGGGACGGCTTCGACGCCGGCCGAACGGAGCGCATCCGGCTCGAATACGAGGGCGTCGTGTACAAGGATCCGCGCTGGATCTTCCTCGTCGACCTGGACGGCGACGGCTGGCTCGACCTGGTCGTGCCACAGATCGCCGACGACTACAGCTTCATCCTTTGGGGCGGCCCGGAAGGCTTCAGCATGGACCGGTGCCAGGCGCTTTCCGTGTGGCACGGCGCCTGCGCCCGGGCGGCGGACCTCAGCGGGAACGGGTATCCCGACCTGGTCATCGGCGGACACGAACCGTCGATCGGAGCGCCCCATGACTCTTTCGTGCACATCTACTGGAATGGTCCCGACGGGCTTCGCGAGGACCGCCGCACCCTCCTGCCGTCCAACGCGGTGAACGCCATGTCCATCATGGACTTCAACGGGGACGGCCTGCTCGACCTCTTCGTCTGCTCCTACCACGATAACCGCGTGCGGGACATCGATTCCTACATCTACTGGAACCGTGCCGGCCGGGGATTCTCCGCCGACGACCGCACCCGGCTGTTCACCCATTCCGCGTCGGGCTGCGTAGCCGCGGACTTCGACGGTGACGGCCGCGCCGACCTCGCCATCGCCTATCACAAGGTCGAGGGCGACCACGTCGGCCATTCCGCCGTCTGGTGGAACGGTCCCGACGGGTTCGACGCCAGGCGGGTCACCCGGCTGCCCACGATGGGCCCTCACGGCATGACCGCCGTGCAGACGGGCAACCTGTTGGACGCGGGGCCTGAAGAATACTATGTCTCGGCTCCGCACGAGATATCCCGGGGACAGGCCATGACCGGCATCGACTGGGAAGCGGAATGCGGACCGGGCACCTGGGTGCGCGCCCAGGTCCGGTGGGCGGACTCGGAGGAGGCGCTTGCACGATCGGCCTGGCATGGCGCCGGGGGAGCGGGCACCTGGTACGAGACGCCCCAGCCGGTACGGGTCGCGGACGCGGGAACATGGGTCCAGTACCGGCTCGCGCTGGGCGCTAAAAACGGCGGAAGCACCCCGAGGGTTACGGAAGTCCGGCTGGAAACGGGTTGA
- a CDS encoding DUF790 family protein has protein sequence MLTGDLLRVRFRKGQIQLPYIDEASGDHLGVAETLIRAFVSHEGGSRQELDEELADITGAGTDFLFHRGLSKLLKDRCTFAAASPVDPVELRSKIFESAAAAYRNTDQIRIDREAVLAKAAKSAGIEAKEVDQAFYADLKAAERLESFKSCTPEWLLGRYNVALVQAVLFRAAELDLHVEGETPARYRDLFRKLKFFRLLHEIRQTGPGNYHIHIDGPMALFKSSQRYGLQIAQFLPAVLHCGNWSIAATVTWGARRREGVFRLTPETGLKPIGPSTGQWIPEEVAWLEERFGRLKTVWRMTAGSEIIDLGGRGVLVPDYVFTHPAAGTKVYLDFLGYWRSAAVRTRLDLIRRHGPPNLILAISDDLAVDDESSSGLPGEVYRFRRTPVARDILGILDAMAAETHGGSPETLDLFDH, from the coding sequence ATGCTGACCGGCGACTTGCTCCGCGTCCGGTTCCGCAAGGGACAGATCCAGCTTCCCTACATCGACGAAGCGAGCGGGGATCACCTGGGCGTGGCTGAAACGCTGATCCGTGCCTTCGTAAGCCATGAAGGCGGTTCCCGGCAGGAACTCGACGAAGAACTCGCGGATATCACGGGCGCGGGAACGGATTTCCTGTTCCACCGCGGCCTGAGCAAGCTGTTGAAGGATCGCTGCACCTTCGCGGCCGCTTCGCCCGTCGACCCGGTGGAACTGCGAAGCAAGATCTTTGAGTCGGCGGCGGCGGCTTACCGGAACACGGACCAGATCCGCATCGACCGGGAGGCCGTTCTGGCCAAGGCGGCGAAGTCGGCCGGCATTGAAGCAAAGGAGGTCGACCAGGCCTTCTATGCCGATCTCAAGGCGGCCGAGCGGCTGGAGTCTTTTAAATCCTGTACCCCGGAGTGGCTCCTCGGCAGGTACAACGTCGCCCTGGTCCAGGCCGTCCTGTTCCGGGCGGCGGAACTCGACCTGCACGTCGAGGGCGAGACTCCGGCCCGTTACCGCGACCTCTTCCGGAAACTGAAGTTCTTCCGGCTGCTCCACGAGATCCGGCAGACCGGTCCGGGGAATTACCACATTCATATCGACGGTCCCATGGCACTCTTCAAGTCCTCCCAGCGCTACGGACTGCAGATCGCCCAGTTTCTACCCGCGGTTCTGCACTGCGGGAACTGGTCGATCGCAGCAACCGTTACCTGGGGCGCCAGGCGTCGCGAGGGCGTGTTCAGGCTGACGCCCGAAACGGGACTCAAACCCATCGGCCCATCCACGGGCCAGTGGATACCCGAGGAGGTGGCCTGGCTCGAAGAACGGTTCGGCCGGCTGAAAACGGTCTGGCGCATGACGGCCGGATCGGAAATCATCGACCTTGGAGGCCGGGGCGTACTGGTTCCCGACTACGTTTTCACCCATCCGGCCGCAGGGACGAAAGTGTACCTGGATTTCCTCGGTTACTGGCGTTCCGCGGCGGTCCGGACACGTCTGGACCTGATCCGGCGCCACGGTCCGCCCAATCTGATACTGGCGATTTCCGACGATCTCGCCGTGGACGACGAATCCTCGTCGGGACTGCCCGGCGAAGTGTACAGATTCCGCCGGACTCCCGTGGCCCGAGACATCCTCGGAATCCTCGACGCCATGGCGGCGGAGACCCACGGTGGATCTCCGGAGACGCTGGACCTGTTCGATCACTGA
- a CDS encoding aldehyde dehydrogenase family protein, whose product MKALLEKLNIEALNAGACTGMDGWIHGEGPILTSYNPTTGEPIAGVRQATPEVYDRVIEHARAAFDTWRALPAPKRGDMVRDLGNILRAYKEPLGELVSLEMGKIRVEGMGEVQEMIDICDFAVGLSRQLYGLTIASERPSHRMSEQWHPLGVIGIITAFNFPVAVWSWNASLASVCGDVTVWKPSGQTPLTAVATQHLCNRVMADHGVDGVFNLAIGRGSDVGNLILDDERIPLVSFTGSTATGRTVAARVASRFGRSILELGGNNAIVVTENADLELAVPGIVFGAVGTAGQRCTSTRRIIGHKSLTTTLINRLARAYAQVPMGDPIDDGTLMGPLVTVDAVDDMMQAIEQAKTEGGEVVTGGKHRPDLGPNFVEPTIIRMPAQSAIVKQETFAPILYILEYETLDEAIDLHNDVPQGLSSAIFTDSLREAERFLSATGSDCGIANVNIGTSGAEIGGAFGGEKETGGGRESGSDAWKAYMRRQTNTVNWSTDLPLAQGIEFDTVGSDGD is encoded by the coding sequence ATGAAGGCACTGCTTGAGAAACTGAATATCGAGGCTTTGAACGCCGGAGCCTGTACGGGGATGGACGGCTGGATTCACGGGGAGGGGCCCATCCTGACGTCGTACAACCCGACGACGGGCGAGCCGATCGCGGGCGTGCGGCAGGCGACGCCCGAGGTCTATGACCGGGTGATCGAACACGCCCGCGCCGCCTTCGATACCTGGCGAGCGCTGCCCGCGCCGAAGCGGGGCGACATGGTCAGGGACCTGGGCAACATCCTGCGGGCGTACAAGGAACCGCTGGGTGAACTCGTCTCCCTGGAGATGGGGAAGATCCGCGTGGAGGGCATGGGAGAAGTCCAGGAGATGATCGACATCTGTGATTTCGCCGTCGGCCTTTCGCGCCAGTTGTATGGACTGACCATCGCGAGCGAGCGGCCGAGTCACCGCATGAGCGAGCAGTGGCACCCCCTGGGCGTGATCGGCATCATCACCGCCTTCAATTTCCCAGTGGCGGTCTGGTCGTGGAATGCTTCCCTGGCCTCGGTGTGCGGCGACGTCACCGTATGGAAACCGAGCGGGCAGACGCCGCTGACGGCCGTGGCCACGCAGCACCTGTGCAACCGGGTCATGGCCGACCACGGGGTGGACGGCGTGTTCAACCTGGCCATCGGCCGCGGCAGCGACGTGGGCAACCTCATCCTCGATGACGAACGCATACCGCTCGTATCCTTTACGGGTTCGACCGCGACGGGCCGGACCGTGGCCGCACGGGTCGCTTCCCGGTTCGGCCGCAGCATACTGGAACTGGGCGGCAACAACGCGATCGTCGTCACCGAAAACGCCGACCTCGAGCTGGCCGTGCCCGGCATCGTATTCGGCGCCGTAGGGACGGCGGGACAGCGGTGTACCTCGACGCGTCGCATCATCGGGCACAAAAGCTTGACGACGACGCTGATCAATCGACTGGCCCGCGCCTACGCGCAGGTGCCGATGGGAGATCCCATCGACGACGGCACGCTCATGGGACCGCTGGTCACGGTCGACGCCGTGGACGACATGATGCAGGCCATCGAGCAGGCGAAGACCGAGGGCGGAGAGGTCGTCACCGGCGGGAAACACCGTCCGGACCTGGGACCGAACTTCGTCGAACCGACGATCATCCGCATGCCCGCCCAGTCGGCTATCGTGAAACAGGAGACCTTCGCCCCGATCCTGTATATCCTGGAGTATGAAACCCTGGACGAGGCCATTGATCTGCACAACGACGTGCCCCAGGGTCTTTCCAGCGCCATCTTTACCGACAGCCTGCGCGAGGCGGAGCGCTTTCTCTCCGCGACGGGATCGGACTGCGGCATCGCGAACGTGAACATCGGTACGTCGGGCGCCGAGATCGGCGGGGCCTTCGGGGGCGAGAAGGAGACGGGAGGCGGCCGCGAATCGGGCTCGGACGCCTGGAAAGCCTACATGCGCCGCCAGACCAATACCGTCAACTGGTCCACCGATCTCCCGCTGGCCCAGGGAATCGAATTCGACACCGTCGGATCAGACGGTGACTGA
- a CDS encoding aminoglycoside 6-adenylyltransferase, giving the protein MSFGKRGPRVGGWINGEQGMRKASEVLDQIQRWAEADDQIRGLVLSSGRVDGNDQVDLLSDYDVIVYVTDPEPYKRDDIWLEAFGSVMTRSPTLPTQFDDGRIGRMVIYDDGVRIDWSVADVESMHDLNGEPEPYRVLLDKDRIVHNPILPYHSAYHVQRPSKDEYDELVADFWWDIIYVAKALWRDELYWAKHMNRKVHSPFLEKVIEWHIGMKNDWSVTTNKHGRWFKRYLDPGTWAEIESTYSGADLDQNWDALFNAIRLFRRLAVTVADGLDFDYPHETDRRVTAYMGKIRRLDRDAEDFV; this is encoded by the coding sequence TTGTCCTTCGGCAAGCGGGGACCGCGGGTCGGCGGATGGATCAACGGAGAACAGGGCATGCGAAAGGCGTCGGAAGTCCTCGATCAGATACAACGCTGGGCGGAAGCGGACGATCAGATCAGGGGGCTGGTCCTGTCGAGTGGCCGGGTCGATGGAAACGACCAGGTCGATTTGTTGTCGGACTACGACGTGATCGTGTACGTCACGGACCCGGAGCCCTACAAACGGGACGACATCTGGCTGGAAGCGTTCGGATCCGTGATGACGCGCTCGCCGACCTTGCCAACGCAGTTCGATGATGGCAGAATAGGCCGCATGGTAATTTATGACGATGGCGTCCGGATCGACTGGAGCGTCGCGGACGTTGAGTCCATGCACGACCTCAACGGCGAGCCCGAACCTTACCGAGTGCTGCTGGACAAGGACCGGATCGTACATAATCCCATATTGCCCTATCACAGCGCCTACCACGTTCAAAGGCCGTCGAAGGACGAATACGACGAACTGGTGGCCGATTTCTGGTGGGACATCATCTACGTAGCCAAGGCCCTGTGGCGTGACGAACTCTACTGGGCGAAGCACATGAACAGAAAGGTTCATTCCCCCTTTCTTGAAAAAGTCATCGAATGGCATATCGGCATGAAAAACGACTGGTCGGTTACGACCAACAAACACGGCCGCTGGTTCAAGCGCTACCTGGACCCCGGGACATGGGCGGAAATCGAATCCACGTATTCGGGTGCGGACCTGGATCAGAACTGGGACGCCCTGTTCAATGCGATCCGGCTGTTCCGGCGTCTTGCCGTCACCGTCGCCGACGGGTTGGATTTCGACTATCCTCACGAAACCGACCGGCGCGTCACGGCGTACATGGGGAAGATCAGGCGGCTGGACCGGGACGCCGAGGATTTCGTGTGA
- a CDS encoding phytanoyl-CoA dioxygenase family protein, producing the protein MSSNGAFIIDKNLGARLDESQADLTRVNADGKEVVPPTDEQKYLFDKDGWLLIPGVLSEAECAEMRAFCLQLHHDPESIPERERSALGGPLQSLTDHPRVVGFMNEFLAYPGLSNQICYGFRQESATLFYREAGDGEFGPHNGNGMLRLPGDSHLYHCIPGKANSALTRVVWELNPVEEGNGTLLVTGSHKSVFPTPSSIQSPDSPIWDTYTCPAGSLMFFTEALTHSGRPWVSEKYPRVAIFSCYNSVNSRWHNWDPDPELLASMPPLRQTLYRGVYAGNNLVGGVML; encoded by the coding sequence ATGTCATCCAACGGAGCGTTTATCATCGACAAGAACCTGGGCGCGCGCCTGGATGAATCCCAGGCCGATCTGACCCGGGTGAATGCCGACGGCAAGGAGGTGGTCCCGCCGACAGACGAACAGAAGTACCTGTTCGACAAGGACGGCTGGCTTTTGATCCCCGGGGTGCTTTCCGAAGCCGAATGTGCGGAGATGCGGGCATTCTGCCTGCAGCTGCACCATGACCCGGAGTCCATTCCCGAACGGGAGCGGTCGGCGCTCGGCGGTCCGCTGCAAAGCCTGACGGATCATCCGCGGGTGGTGGGGTTCATGAACGAATTCCTGGCCTATCCCGGCCTGTCCAACCAGATCTGCTACGGTTTCAGACAGGAATCGGCCACGCTGTTCTACCGGGAAGCCGGCGACGGCGAGTTCGGGCCCCACAACGGGAACGGCATGCTGCGGCTCCCCGGCGACTCCCATCTCTACCACTGCATTCCCGGGAAGGCCAACTCCGCGCTGACCCGGGTGGTCTGGGAGTTGAACCCGGTGGAGGAGGGGAACGGCACGCTCCTGGTAACCGGCAGCCACAAGTCCGTCTTTCCCACGCCGTCCTCCATCCAGTCGCCGGACTCGCCGATCTGGGATACATATACCTGTCCGGCTGGATCGCTGATGTTCTTCACCGAGGCCCTGACGCACAGCGGAAGGCCGTGGGTCAGCGAGAAGTATCCGCGCGTCGCCATTTTCAGCTGCTATAACTCCGTCAACTCCAGGTGGCACAATTGGGATCCCGATCCGGAGCTGCTCGCCTCCATGCCGCCCCTGCGCCAGACGCTCTACCGCGGCGTCTACGCGGGGAACAATCTGGTGGGGGGCGTGATGCTCTAG
- a CDS encoding DEAD/DEAH box helicase family protein, with product MLRLEFDRGTILVHGDRDQVDALSLPGCVFDRRVALYRAPARHYREIITRLNDRDIPHQDDARSYGKLDLSFQSDRSPFPYQQEAVDAWWQAGGRGIVVLPTGAGKTFVALMCMARVQRGTLVVVPTIDLMQQWYGVISSQFDTEVGLIGGGYYDIEPVSVTTYDSAYLHMERFGHQFGLVVFDECHHLPGPSYLMTADLSLAPYRLGLTATLEREDGAEHLLRDAIGDTVYRQEIRSLSGEYLSGYETIKISVRLSPEERTEYQEARNTYRAFLDSQRIALSGPGGWVRFLAATSRSEEGRRAFTAYRNQKTIAQGSQAKLRVLERLIRQHRRDRMLIFTSDNETVYRISRRFLVPAITHQTKVKERQDILASFNAGRYPFLVTSRVLNEGVDVPEANVAVVLSGTGSVREHVQRLGRILRRVEGKHALLYELVAEQTGEEYASSRRRQHSAYRKPSPGEA from the coding sequence ATGCTCAGACTCGAATTCGACCGCGGGACCATCCTGGTGCACGGCGACCGGGACCAGGTGGACGCGTTGTCCCTGCCCGGTTGCGTGTTCGACCGGCGGGTAGCGCTGTACCGTGCTCCGGCGCGGCATTACCGCGAGATCATCACCCGGCTCAACGACCGGGACATCCCCCATCAGGACGACGCCCGGTCCTACGGGAAACTGGACCTGTCCTTCCAGTCGGACCGGTCCCCTTTTCCCTACCAGCAGGAGGCCGTGGACGCCTGGTGGCAGGCGGGCGGACGGGGCATTGTCGTATTGCCGACGGGAGCGGGCAAGACTTTCGTCGCGCTCATGTGCATGGCCCGCGTCCAGCGCGGCACGCTGGTCGTCGTTCCGACCATCGACCTGATGCAGCAGTGGTACGGCGTGATTTCCAGCCAGTTCGACACCGAAGTCGGGCTCATCGGCGGGGGATACTACGACATCGAGCCCGTCTCCGTGACCACCTACGATTCCGCGTACCTGCACATGGAGCGGTTCGGCCACCAGTTCGGACTCGTGGTCTTCGACGAATGCCACCACCTGCCCGGACCCTCCTACCTGATGACCGCGGACCTGTCGCTGGCGCCCTACCGGCTGGGACTGACCGCCACGCTCGAACGGGAGGACGGGGCGGAGCATCTCCTGCGGGATGCGATCGGCGATACGGTCTACCGCCAGGAGATCCGTTCGCTGAGCGGAGAATACCTTTCCGGATACGAGACTATAAAGATCAGCGTGCGACTTTCGCCGGAAGAGCGGACGGAGTACCAGGAGGCGAGAAACACCTACCGGGCGTTTCTGGACAGCCAGCGGATCGCCCTGTCCGGCCCCGGTGGATGGGTGCGGTTCCTGGCGGCAACGTCGAGGAGCGAAGAGGGACGGAGGGCATTCACGGCCTACCGGAACCAGAAGACCATCGCCCAGGGTTCACAGGCCAAGCTGCGCGTCCTGGAACGGTTGATCCGCCAGCACCGCCGCGACCGCATGCTCATCTTCACCAGCGACAACGAAACGGTATACCGGATCTCGCGCCGGTTCCTCGTCCCCGCCATCACGCACCAGACGAAGGTAAAGGAGCGCCAGGACATCCTGGCGTCGTTCAACGCGGGCAGGTATCCCTTCCTGGTTACGTCCCGCGTGCTGAACGAAGGGGTCGACGTCCCCGAAGCCAACGTCGCCGTGGTGCTTTCCGGCACCGGCAGCGTGAGGGAGCACGTGCAGCGTCTCGGCCGGATCCTGCGCCGTGTCGAGGGAAAGCATGCATTGCTCTACGAACTGGTAGCCGAGCAGACGGGCGAGGAATACGCGAGTTCCCGGCGCAGGCAGCACAGTGCCTACCGGAAGCCATCGCCTGGGGAGGCGTGA
- a CDS encoding aminotransferase class V-fold PLP-dependent enzyme — protein sequence MAARDKPITDEERAFWADIRRQFYLEDGVTFLQGGSVGPSARPVIEQVIDWLRQVEENPLRNQGGGLMRTLVESAREKVADFTGASARNTALVLNTTMGMNVPARGLPLQPGGEVLMSDQEYPSVQRMWEHMARTQHVLIRKVPLPTPPDSPGEIVEAFAAHITPRTQVMVFSHVYCTTGLVAPVDELTTLAHSHGAVAVVDGAHAVGMVPVDIEAWGCDFYASSTHKWLLAPKGTGICYVADPYLSALPAPILGYNTFPVTHARRFDVTGTHDTTHFAGLGAAIDFQQGIGWEDRIRPYCLDLARYLRELITTEIEDARMTVPPGPDMSGFLTSFTIDGCDLQKIVQLMWEEYRIQIAGTRAGHLPVFRISTHFYDSYEDIDRFIDALKEVLATRRNELFEERE from the coding sequence ATGGCTGCGCGCGACAAACCCATAACCGATGAAGAGCGGGCATTCTGGGCGGACATTCGGCGCCAGTTCTACCTCGAGGACGGTGTGACCTTTCTCCAGGGCGGCTCGGTGGGTCCATCGGCGAGACCGGTCATCGAGCAGGTGATCGATTGGCTGCGGCAGGTGGAGGAGAACCCGCTGCGCAACCAGGGTGGCGGGCTCATGCGGACCCTGGTCGAGTCGGCCCGCGAGAAAGTCGCCGATTTCACCGGGGCTTCCGCGAGAAACACGGCCCTGGTACTCAACACCACGATGGGCATGAACGTCCCCGCCCGCGGGTTGCCCCTGCAGCCCGGCGGAGAGGTGTTGATGAGCGACCAGGAATATCCTTCCGTCCAGCGCATGTGGGAACACATGGCCAGGACGCAGCACGTGCTGATCCGGAAGGTCCCCCTGCCGACGCCGCCCGACTCGCCGGGGGAGATCGTCGAAGCCTTCGCCGCCCATATCACGCCGCGTACCCAGGTCATGGTCTTCTCCCACGTCTACTGCACTACGGGTCTTGTGGCGCCCGTTGACGAACTGACCACCCTGGCCCACAGCCACGGCGCCGTGGCCGTGGTGGATGGCGCCCACGCGGTCGGCATGGTGCCTGTCGATATCGAAGCCTGGGGGTGCGACTTCTACGCCAGCAGTACCCATAAGTGGCTGCTGGCGCCCAAGGGAACGGGCATATGCTATGTCGCGGATCCCTATCTGAGCGCGCTGCCGGCGCCCATTCTGGGATACAATACCTTCCCTGTGACCCACGCACGCCGGTTCGACGTGACGGGGACTCACGATACGACGCACTTCGCCGGACTGGGCGCCGCCATCGATTTTCAACAGGGCATCGGGTGGGAAGACCGGATCAGGCCCTATTGCCTCGACCTGGCCCGGTACCTGCGCGAACTGATCACGACAGAGATCGAAGACGCCCGCATGACCGTGCCCCCCGGGCCCGATATGTCCGGATTCCTTACTTCCTTTACCATCGACGGCTGCGATCTCCAGAAGATCGTACAGCTCATGTGGGAGGAGTATCGCATACAGATCGCCGGCACGCGGGCCGGCCATCTGCCCGTCTTCCGCATATCCACGCACTTCTACGACAGTTACGAGGATATCGATCGGTTCATCGACGCGTTGAAGGAGGTGCTCGCCACCCGGCGGAACGAGTTGTTCGAAGAACGGGAATAG